The genomic segment TATTCCTTTAATAAcctattattaataataattttaagtaTTATTACAATATTTAACCATCTGTTCCCGAATAAGCAGCTAAATAGTCATTTCCTCTAGTGAAAACTGCAGGTTTTTTTAGTTGAGAACTTTGTTTGAAAGCCAGAACAGTGTCACTGCAGATAGTtaaattgttttgtttacaATTGTCATAATTATGTTTCTTTACTAACCATCAAAACCCAAATGATTACATTTGTTCACTTCACTGCACTGCCCGAAACCTCGAGGATTAGATGACTTTGAAAGTTTTTGAGATGAGGGCAGGCAACAGGATTTTGTTTACTTATATTCTGATTCCTATCTTCTGTTTATATTAGTTGACAGAATAATGATGAATCAAACAAACCAAACCGAGGACGCTCTCTCCTGCTACAGTCCTTCTGTTGAAATCTACCGGTACTTTGCTGCTCTGTGGGGATGTGCTGTAACCATCACGGGTACGGTGGGGAACCTGATGACTATTCTGGCTTTTGCCTTTGACCCACGTCTGAGGACTCGCTTCAATGTGCTCATTGTTAACCTGGCTGTCGCTGATCTCTTGTACTGCACCATCCTGCAGCCCTTCTCCATCGACTCCTACCTGCATCTCAGGTGGCGCAGCAGTGAGCTGTGGTGCAGAGTCTTCGGCCTGCTCCTCTGCCTCTCCAACTCGGTTTCCATTTTCACTCTCTGCCTGATAGCATTGAGTAGATATCTCCTGGTTGCAAAGAGAGTTATGTTTGACCGTGTTTTTTCTAAACGTGGTCTTGTTTTACTCCTCGTCTCTGCGTGGACGTTCAGCCTGGTCAGCTTTGGTCCTCTCTGGTCTGTCTATGTGTTCGTGCCACAGGTGTGCACATGCAGCTTCCATCGTACCCGGGGTCGTCCTTACACCACCATCCTTCTAGCTTTCAGCTTTCTTGTTGGCCTGAGCTGTGTTGGTGCATTCTACCTGCTCATTTACAAACATGTCCTGGTTGCAACACAAGCTCTGCTCCGCTACAGGTTCAGCCAACAGTCATCCAGCAGGAAACCAACACCAGCTCAAGAGACTAACGATAGCAGTGTAAATTCTGTCATAACAAACTCGTGCGGCCAGGCAGAACTGGTTCAGGGCATAGAGGCAGCTGGTGAAAAGTCCTGCCAGTCTTCTCAAAGTTCACTTAAGACCTTAAAAACTGAGCCCCCATCTGAAGCTGACCTTGCACCACCTACTCCCACAAATGCAGTGCTGGCATCACACTCGACAGTTGCAGCAGATGAAAAGGAAATTAAGCACATAACACGGATGTGCTTAACTGTTTTTCTGTGCTTTGTGTTCTGCTATGTCCCCTTTCTGCTGCTCAACACAGCCGACAAACCGAACCACGCCCCTCAGTTACTATACATGTTCTTTACAAACCTCACTTGGCTCAACAGCTGCATCAACCCCGTGCTCTATGCTGTCATGAATCGCAAGTTTCGACAGGCCTATCACATGCTGCTCACCAAGGCTGCTGAACCTTTCACCCACCTGTGTATCCATCACACAGATCAGAGTTGATAAAACTTAAAGCAGACATTATAAGATGGGAGGCATGCTAAGAATGTTGAGCTGAAATCAATGGAAGAAtttcaaaacagcaaaaatatcaGCATCAATTTCTCTTCAGGGtggaaaaaactttttaaaactttattttcagggggtgacagcattttttttaaaatcttgtttCTATTCTGTACATAGGGTTTATGACAGGGCATTTTCAGCCTTGCAGTACAAAAATATGTGTAGTTCAAATTTTCCTCATTTTAAATGCCATAAAAggttactaatgtaaaaaaaacaatttgctCTAAATGGACATGACTTCATTTTGAATCTTTGCAAACTTTGTACCAAATCTCAAAATTGCCctgttgtgtgtctgtctcagCCATAGTTCAATAACTACTAacttttagaaagaaaaaaaaatcataatcacCCCTGGCATAATTGTATATCTGTTATAGTAACACACATAGAATTATTCCAAGATAACAATGTCTTTCTATACATATATTTCTAAAAATTTGGACATGTAatattatttgttaaaaaaaaaaaaatctaaaaaaaaaatagctgtctATGGTGTGCCAATTTTAAATTGGGCAATTCCAATTGGAGAGCAATATTTAGCTAAAGGGCCCCATTCAAGGTTATGTAGCTGAGGAGCCACATGAATCCCATGACACTCATACAGATTAAGTTTTGTTGACctcatgtttaaaatgtatatttctcAACATAATTACAAAACCTTATGTAAATGTATCTTACAAAGTGATGACATTTAAGTTATTAGTGCCACGGTTATAAACTGTGCATAAGTGTGATGAATGCGTACCTTATTTAGAGAAGAAAGAACTGAAGGAGAAATGAGTAGAAGAGACTATAAAGAAGTGATAGAGAGCAAATTTACAAGGATCCAAGCGGAATATAAGAGAAGGTAAATCAACTGGAAATGTTGCATTaaaatagaaattaaaaatatcacTCAGGTATCTTGATGACTTCAGTGTGAGTACCAGCTCTACTGAATGTCTACCCACTATTAAGTATTAGGATATGCTGATGCTGGGCTTACCTATTAaaactattattattactacttttttaaaaaaaagaataataactcagtaatttaaaaaaaacaataataatcctTAATCATCTTTACTTTGGTAATTTATTACATTGACATTAACCTATTGTCTAAAATTTTCCAAAGAGGTATCATGAAAAGAAGAATGAAGGAAACTGGAAAGTGTGTTAAGTGTTCAATTAATAACAGCTctaaaagtgtattttttttaacaaaaatcaTATTCATTAATGTTGTGCATATTTcttaaagtgaaattaaaatgcatttttcaaagatgttaaaatacatgaatgtaaTCATGAGATTGAGTGCATGAGCTATGAAGAATCAAAGTTCTTTCTGAAATTTAGGCATCATTTAATAAGTGAAAGTTTATTTGTTGCGATCAGTACATTTGATTGATGTATTGTTGATGCAAAGAATGACTTTCTCTATcgatgtttaaataaatacttcACATATTTGGGCCCTCAGCACCATTTCTGTCCCTTAGTGTGACATAATGTCCTCTGGTGTGACTTTCATAAAATTACCaaaaaaat from the Oreochromis aureus strain Israel breed Guangdong linkage group 5, ZZ_aureus, whole genome shotgun sequence genome contains:
- the LOC116336505 gene encoding G-protein coupled receptor 84-like, with the translated sequence MMNQTNQTEDALSCYSPSVEIYRYFAALWGCAVTITGTVGNLMTILAFAFDPRLRTRFNVLIVNLAVADLLYCTILQPFSIDSYLHLRWRSSELWCRVFGLLLCLSNSVSIFTLCLIALSRYLLVAKRVMFDRVFSKRGLVLLLVSAWTFSLVSFGPLWSVYVFVPQVCTCSFHRTRGRPYTTILLAFSFLVGLSCVGAFYLLIYKHVLVATQALLRYRFSQQSSSRKPTPAQETNDSSVNSVITNSCGQAELVQGIEAAGEKSCQSSQSSLKTLKTEPPSEADLAPPTPTNAVLASHSTVAADEKEIKHITRMCLTVFLCFVFCYVPFLLLNTADKPNHAPQLLYMFFTNLTWLNSCINPVLYAVMNRKFRQAYHMLLTKAAEPFTHLCIHHTDQS